CCTCGACATACCGAGGCATGCCAACATGACGTTGTGAACATTCTTGTGGCGAGTCAGTTTCAATTTTCAACACGCAATGGCACTGAAGACAATACATGCAAAAAAGTTAAAAATAGCTAGATATATCAATCCATATACAAAAATGGCAATAGATAAGCTTACCTGTAACCTAGGATACACTGCATCCAGGCTAGTGACGTGCTTCTTGGAGCGATGTGCAGACGCGTGTTGGATAATCGCGAAAAATCGTGCTATACATATGCATGGAATTTTCAAGGGGATGTTCTGATACAAACTATAATTCAATATATCCGGAGTCGACTGTATAAGCATGAACAAAAAGTTTCACCcattatttgcaaaataaaaaatgatACTGCCACAGTTTACATGCAGATATTATGACAGGCAAAAGCTTTATGCACGGGCCCTGCAAGTGGGGCACGCAgtggtttttttttgtgctattcAAACATTATGCCACTGTTCATCCTTCCAACATTCACTCCTATAACAAAATAACTGCCTTTCGTCCTCTCTCCCCCCCATCTTCCACCCCTTGAGAACACAAGACTTCAACACTTAACCACAGACGACACGTCTTTACGGACCAGGGGGTGATCACATGCTCCCACCATGGTGACACCAGCGAGCTTTTGTTACGAAACCGTGGAAAATCGAAGGACAAAAATGTTGGCCAAGTAAACGTAAAAGCGTTCCACTGCATGCATAAACATTTTATTCCTTACAAAGTAGACGTACATATTAAAATACAACAAGCAACAGACATACTCTCTTTTGGTTTTGTGTATTAACAACCTTTAAGAACATGCTACTCCTCGACCCGTCACTTCCTAGAatgttgcaaaaaaacaaaaacgaaacagaAAGGTATAAAACACGGCACCACTGGCGCACAATTCAGCGACCATGGCAACTCTTTTGACACGTCGACTTATTGTTGTGCCCTGAAAAACTGCGGCGACAGTCGGCTTGCCAAATGACTGAGAAAAGTGTGTGTCGATCCATGCTTATGTCTATACAAATTactagatatatatatatatatatatacgcctaCCTACACAGCTACAATCTGCATGGTGATCCGAACAACACAAGCGCACAAatgaaaaacacagaaaaacatGTGCCCATCACTTCAGAAATAAAAGGACAAAGCAATGCGCttcacacacacactaaaaagaGAGAAAGCACTCTCTGTCTGAAAGACTAACAATATGACAACGCATActgcaaaaaaattttcttgaGCTCCGCTGACTCCTTCATTACACCGGGGTGCTGCATACGTGTTATCGAGCTAAAAGATTATCCACTGAGCAAATGAAGGATATCTAAGAAGTTTACAAAAAAGAACCTAGAATTCCCAGCAACTCGCCTGCGGTTCACAACCTTCAGAGCTCCATATGCAGCAAAGTGAATTGCTATGTAACTTTGGACACATGAGCAGTCAAGGCTATGTGACAGAGTAGAAGAAAAGATGTGGACGATCCATAGCTTTGCCGGCAGTAAGATGGGATGAGTGATATTTTCATCAGAGCCCTGCCAAACATTACTCTCGTCCCAGatgtaagaggaaaaaaaagcaacatttcTAGTCGAAacgagaaaagcaaaaaaaaatattgctgtgTTGATACAGTAAGATTTAACTGTTTGGAACTGTTTGGAACTTCCCAAAGGAATTCTAGGAGTATAAACTTTGTATCCTACGTAAAATGAGACTACTCCACAGCACATCACCACAGAAAAGGGCTCCCAGATAACATCAGCCATTTACACTGTGCGAAAAATTCTTCTCATTTCTTCAGAACGACCATGGATACATAATCTTTGCCATGATTGCAcatgtacaagaaaaaaaaaaagatgatattGCATCGTAAAAAGTAAAGCACCAAGCAATGATTTCAAAGACAATCCTCATCTGGAAATGTTGGCTGCATTTGTACTGTACACAGCAGTGTGTGCAGCGATGGTACAGTACAGTAGTGGCACAAGAAAGTATCAAAGATGATTCCACGATTTCATGACGCTGGCACAGTGAAGCAATGAAAACTTGCAACGGCCCCCTTTCTACACAACTCCAAGAGAAATGCATCCTTCCGAGTGTGGTGTGGCGGTTACGGGCAGTCAAGCATTACATGTGGCACATTGACATACCACAATTACAAGTGATATACAGTGCATTCCAAAGCTATCCAGGTCATTTCACATGTTGACAAAAAGCAAAAGTTCATATGCCAATTGGAGGAACACGACACAAAATGACactgaaaaacaaaacgaagtagaGATGTGGTTGTCCTACCTTCATCTCTGCTTCATTTTGCCTTTGCACATTTTTTCAGCTTAAACCACACATGGGCAAGAGAGCCATAATGGAATTCTGTGGAACTGCTGCCCTCCCAGCACCCGAAGTACTTCTGACAGTGACCGCTGTCTTCACCATCAAAAATCCAGAGTAATAAGTGTGGAACAGACGTCGCATCACCTGGCTCACTGGTTGTTCTGGTCACCCACAAAGTGGCCAGGAAAGTTTGAAATACACTATGCCTATAACATTTGGTTGAAAGAAAAAGCTCCTCGCACAGTGCAGACAAAGTACAGCAAAATGCCATCAAAGGCTCCTAACCGAGTGTAGAAAGAATTAAAATCCAACGGGAAGTTACGCTTCAGACAATGAAAGAATATTGCGTACCGATGCTAAGCTGCATGTCTCTGAAGCTGTTATGGCGGTAAACCACTGGGAAAGTCGCTCACTTACTGCTACTAGTGCTTGAAGTCTCATGTCATACAATACTGCTTTCTCTTATGGAAGCAGAACAAGCAGCCCTTATGGAATGACTAAAAGTTCCTGTGATGAAAAGCGCTAGCAACCGTAAAAACTGCGATGCTACTGCTGACCCCAGATACGCTTTCGTGCCTTGGCCAGAATGATTGTGTGCCACTCAACACTAGGCAGAATTTCACACACTAAAATACTAACAATGCCTCCAAAATATAGGGCCAGCAATTGGCCTGATCTGTAAGCGACTCTCGGACAAACAGTCAGGGCTGAGCCAGCTGTAGTGCCACTGTATCGCTTCACACTAGTAGGACACACACATTACACGAAGAAGAATTTCATCTACGAGATGATTTTTTACTGCAGCCTTTGTAATTTTGCACCAGTGTTTCTCTCACCAAAGCTAAAAGAGGTGTGGCACCTCATCCAAGTGTGCTTCTTTTTTAAATCTGTAATGGAGAAATGTTAATCTATGACTTCTTCACTTCTGTCGTTCCTTCACAATGTTGTGATTATGTTTCTTGCATGCAATATCATGTGTCACAGCTGGCATTTGTGCAATTCGTTTGTAAGGCTTAATGCCACAAGTCAGTTTCGACGTTACGTCATAGTCAAGAGACTGCAGTGTCCCTGTGCACGGATGACACAAGCACAGATCAACATCAGTCAAGATGAGtgtgaccacaaaaaaaaaaaaaattgttcacgtCGTTTCCAAGTCATAAAAGCCTTTGCCTTCTACTATAACAATGGCTGAGTAGTGGTTGTCCAAACCTTCCCTGTCTTAGGTGCTTAGGCACGTTCACAAGAAACAAAAGCCGGGCATCCCCAGTAGGGTACCAAGGGCCGTTTTACAGACATTGATCGCCGGAGCGATCTTCAGCCATCTTTCCTGCGCATTTGGCTCCATTTTCTGCACAAAAATAGCATCCGGCAGGCCTCAATTTCTTTCCTCCAGCTGCCTTGCTAAGCTGAGCTGCCTTCCATTCCGCATGGCAACAATTTTTCCAGAGCGTTAGCCACAGCTACTCAGTGAGTGTCGTCATTGGAGGCTTTCCATGAGGATCACCCGTCAGTTGTTGGTTGTCCTTGCCGCTACCTCCACTTTCTTGGCCGCAGCAGTGACATTGTCATTCTTCAACTGCAGAGCTTCCGTCGCGGAGCTCAGGTTATCCTGCTTGAGGATCTGCAGCTGAACCATCAGGTTCCTCAAGCCAAACAGGTACCCTTCGTCGGGTCCCTTGTCCTTGGGGCTGTACACCGAGTGGGCAAAGTCAATCATCCGGATGTCCACCACGGGTGCCTGCGGCCGCTTGGCAAAAACGCGGTCGTTGGGCGGCCGCGGCGTTTCTCTGCTGCAGTCGTTTGAGTTCCCGTCGGGCCCTTTGCCCTCATACAGGATCAGAAGCGAGCTCGTGTAGAAACGAAACGACTCCAGTTTCTCTATGACCTGCGAGCGGAAAATGCGGAGCACAGCAGGGTTAGAATGCAATCACAATGTATGATAAGAAGATGCAATACGTAAACACCTTTATTTCGCTCAAATCCGGCAGGCAACTATGCTTGCAGCATCACTACATGCATAGAGGGCACTGTAAGCATCGATCCTGCGCGTACAGAAGGCGCAGAGGTGCAATGCTTACTGTCATACCTGGCCTTACCTTCACATTTTGCATAGCTTTGTAGAAAGAGAAGGCATATAAAACCCTTGCATAGTAATGATGGTAAGAACTGCTTTACTTTTATGATAAAGCCTTGAAAGAGGGCCGAAGGCAAGGCTTTCTGCAGTAGCTAGCAttatttgcacctttctctctgtTCCTTTTCTGCATTTGTAGCTATGCTAAGACCTTTTTTGCTGGCAGTGATTCATATACTAAGCGACCCCCAAGTTTCCACACAAGTGAGTTTGGAAAAATGGGTGGAGCTGTATGTGGTGAAGTACACACAGGCAACTTTTTGCTCAACATTATATTTAAAATTTTCATGATCCCTCTCTCTCCAGcgtgccttttttcttttttaatgcctaATTGGTGTCGGCAATTTTCGACACCGCTCTCTATCAGTGCCATACCTGCAGAACTGTTCAGTGAACAGGAATTTTGCACAACAGTCTGACACTGCTTGCGACTTCCAAGACACATCTGAGGCATCATCTAAGCATTTGATACATACAACTTCCAACACCAATACAAAAAAGCATTGTCGACATAATCACCattcatacgatttcccggttcaTAAGCTCAAAATCTTGAGCAATAAAAATGTCCCTTATAGTTACACTATTTTTCTTCTGGTTAATACGTTCCCAGATGATGCGATTTCCCAGTAAGTACAGGTCCCTCCAATATGAATGGGAACAACCAGTTTACACGAAAATTCTTTCTCTACTAAAGTTGAAAATGACTTTTAGACGTTATACGCGGAGAGGAAAACTAgttataaaataagaaaaaatgcactTGACACACATAATTATGAAGTAATCATTAATTGGATGCTCAGGCCTTGTTCCGTTGCATACTGGAGGGACCTATACATTCAAAACATTGCCAATCATGATCACATGTCACGACTGACAACCAACCCAATGTGCCGGTATCCCAGTGTAAGTCAGCCGTTAGGGCGGCTTCTACTGAATGCAATGGGGCGACACATTCGAAACAATGACGGCGGGAAAGCCGGCTGACAAATGACAGAAACAAAGTGGAAGTCTTGCCAAACATGCTTACTTTTGTCATTGTCATCACTGGACTGTATGTGTTGCAAAGTTCATTCTGGGCCAAAGAGAATGCTAATGCAACAGAAACCTACAGCTCCACAAAAGCTCTTCAGGCCTTGCACCAAAACAGATGCTATCCTGCATTCAAGGAAGTTTTAGGTTTGGTTTTATGGCGTGTgttgtcccaaagcaacttgggctatgggggatgccgtagtggagggctccggataatttcgaccacctgggctctttgaagtgcactgacgtcacacagtacgCATACTTCTagcattgcgcctccatcgaaatgtgaccgccgtggccgggatcgaacccatgtctttcaggtcagcagctgagcaccataacccctgagccactgAGGCAATTTATTCAAGGAAGTGAATGTGTCAATAAAGGCCCTTGTACTTTACTCTTAAGTGATATTTTTTCAAAACCTTGGTTGTTTTGCATCATACCTTTTACTGGGGCAACCAGCTCCCCCCCTCTAGTTTTTAAAAAAATGCACCAAAGAGGTTGTACCGCATTAGAAATCAGGCTTGTGTGAGAACTTGCATCTTTTCATGCATGGCTTTTCGACGTTATCGAGCATTAAACCTGACAAGAAAAATTCCTTCTCAGCACATGGTTTTTTTCTTAGCAAATGAGTGCTTTGCACTTTCTAAGAGAGCGAGGGGCTAGGATGTCTATCGCCCAACCCAAAGTTGTTTCCGACTCCAACAAATTGCAATATGATTTTAAAGTGACCCTCAAAACAAAATGAAACTGGCTTGTATCGACAGGACACTGCATTACAATAAAGAAAAGACAGCTCACACCAAAAGTGAAGCCTTTATCAGCAAAGAAAGACCAAAAGCCGAAATGTAGGTGTCAACACCACCAGCTGCTTTCAGAAGTAAAATGCATGCATAGACACCCATTTTTTGGGCGCGGATCCGAGAGGCTACACTACTCTGGCATTCACTTCAGAACGGTGGCAGCCCATCCTTTCCAGTGAGGATGTCACGAGTTTGAAATCAACTGGCGGTAAAGGGTTTGACTTTTCGCTGAAAGAAAAtttgtttatgggagtttaacgtcccaaagcgactcaggctatgagggacgccgtagtgaagggctccggaaatttcgaccacctggcgttctttaacatgcactgacatcgcacagtacacaggcctctagaatttcgcctccatcgaaatttgactgccgtggctgggatcgaccCGCGTatttggggccagcagccgagcgccataaccactcagccaccgcggcggctgattcgCTGAAAGAAAAGAAGTTAGTGCTCCCTACCTGTGTTAGTGTCTGCAGGCGTTCAATGAGGGGCAGCAGGATGTCAAGGCGGAAGCGGACGCCGTCGTGCAGGAAGTGGTACAGCGTCTGGCGGAAGCCTTCCACGTTGAGTGACCGGCCAAAATACTTGTTGTGGCACTTGTAGTAGCCGAGGTTCTGCTGGTACACCTGTGGGATGTCAAAGGAACAGCACATTAGGCATTAACAAGGTGGGCTAAACACACTTGAAGGGGGTCCCTGTCACGTAGAAGAAAGATATGCAACATCAACTACTCTATATGGGGCAATACACAAAGAGAAAACACCAAGGTACTGTATTCAAGTGCTCAACTACAAACTGAGGACACCCACAGCAGTGAAAGGGCAGAGGATAAATTCTTTACAGCACAAAAAGGAACAGGCCAGCTGGAGGATTGAGGCTTCCTTCCCATTTCCTGTTCATTTTGTGGTGTCAATTACAGTTGAGATAGATTttgaataaagcgatatttcaagtaaagcaatttcgttataacgagggatgaCTGTAATTAACTTCATCAGTGGACACCTCGACTGTggggccaggaaaaaaaaaaaaaggaactgacTAAAAGCTTTAGATTTCAACTAGTGTTTCTGTTTCTGCTCCACAGCAGCACAGACACACAAACCACTAAAATGACAAACACGAACACTAGCTAGCAACTGAAGCTTTcagtccactttttttttttccctgatcaagtaattgaggtgtccaccaacaaagtgagccagttatgtgcctttcctttcctcaaatctaGTTGAGGATTTAGCCTGGGAATAAGGCTAGAGTGGGTACTAGATTGTCTAATTTGCTTCCTGTAAATGGGCCCTGATGTTCTCTAGCTAGCAACTGAAGCTTTCAGTCCACTTTTTTCCCCTCATcaagtggttgaggtgtccaccaacaaAGTTATGTGCCTTACCTTTCCTCAAATCTAGTTGAGGATTTAGCCTGCGAATAGGGTTAGAGCAGGTACTAGATAGTCTAATTTGCTTCTTGTAAACGGGCCCTGGTGTTCTCCCAAAATTTCAGAACAATCACATTTTTGTGCATTACCTCCATTGAAATGAGGCTATCATAGATACCATCGAACCCGCCAACCTGTCCTCAGTAGTTGAACGCCACAACAACAGGGCCATTGCAGAggcaaaacaacacaaaacaaacataCTGGACAAACAAAAAAATAGGAGAAAGAAGCAGGACCAGTGTCTCTCCCCACctgcatgccacaaatgcgcagCCCAAGGGGACTGGACGTGGTGGCGGCCGTCTTGGCGTCCAAACTCCTGCGCTTCTCTTCCGATGCATCGTCCGCGTACTGCCGAGTGCCCATCTTCAGGTCCAGGATGCAGGGAAACGTGTAGCGAGCTGTCAGGTTTTCCAGCAGGAGGAATTCTGGAGGCAGAATCATAATAGCGCAAGATTCATCGGCAAACTGCAATTGCACCATGCAGCGGCCTCCTTTAAGTGCGTAACTATACGCTTACAGAACTGCGTGCCCAACCGCAACAGCTGCTGTAGTTAAAGAGACAAATTCAAGTTGGCCTGCGCAAACAGACTATGGCATTCCAATGACAAAAAGACCACTCTCACCGAAAATAAGAGTTTTTAAAAGCTAGAAAAGGCCGCAAAACTGCACGCATTGAGAGCGAATTTTAACACAGATCCCAGAAGCTAAGCTACATCTCCATTTGCTTCAAAATGGAGGCAACCAATGCTTAATGTCCGGAACTTCAGGGAGTTAAATTTGAGTGGAGCGAAAATTTTAAAACTCAATTTTCTCTGCAATATGTTGCTTATTCTTCTGCTAAAAAAGTTACCATACCCCCCTAAAAAAAGCCAGGAACCAACTTTTACTGAGATCAATAATGATCTGCAGTTGTCCTCAGTGCCTCTTCATGGCAACAAGTAAATATCAGTTGTCAATAATTGCCGTGCTTGCACATGACAGAAAGCCTGGCAACCAACGTAAGCTTCTATAAGAACCAAGATAGGACTGCAAACCACTCCATGTGCCATAGGCTACCAGTGTTGTGAAATAAGTAATTTTCTGTACAGTATTGACTGCACCACAAGAACACTGCATTTGATCACAAATGAAGTTTGCAAATAAGATGGTTCTTCAGTTTTGCCCttcaaaaaaaactatttttcttCCTTAAATTTCCAGAGAAATTCACAGTACACTGCTGAACAATGTTTTGAAGTGTGAGTAACAATGCTATTTCTAACGTGGACTGCAAAAAACAACAACTGCCTGTTTCTCTCAAAGCATAAAATAACTATCTTACTCTACGTGTGAACTGTACTTCAGTTTACtacaagctgctgctgctgttccactGTATTTAACAAGAACTCATTTGAAGTAATGATAAATCATAACTTTAATGCCTTTTAATTCAGAAAAAAGGACAATTCAGACACCCCGTACTAGTTCTGTTAAATGCATATACTTTTCTATGGAGCGAAAATCTCGTGAATCTGGAGGAATTTGGTCGTGCTCCAGTTAATCACAACAGGCTGCAAAGCTTGCATGTGTACAGGGCGCCGGATAGGTGGTTATGATGACCATGGGTGAGTGGCTCAGGATGATCGCATTAGTGACAGTGTTCCAAACGAAATGTAAAGGCTCTGTACTCATTGCTATGGTCATCAGTCGAGAAGGTACAATGAGATGATTTTTGTTTTGCGCTGCGCGCTGTCATTTCGTTCACTTTCGTTGCATGCGCAGAGCTCACTGTGCTGTCAGCATACTTGGATTTATTGCGGAGCCAGTAATTATTCTGCATTACGCCGTTAACGACTACGCAGAAAgtgttttaattttttgtgtgatgtgtgtgtgctgGGGGTCGAGGCTATTGATGCCCCGTGTCACCAACATGCTGTCACTGCATCATGTGGCAGAACTGAGAAAAACAGTAATTGCCATGCAAATTCCTCAAAAGAAACAGTTGTTTCGAGAATAAAGGTATGTTGATGTCAGACACTTTGCAATCGTTTGTTTTTCGGTTCATAAACAACCAGTTCAGTTTTTTGTGGCAACGTGTCTGTTACGTGGTCCTCATTTCTGGAATGTAAACAAGGCCAacgaaatctgaaaaaaaaaaaaaagtgactgcaCTACTGCGCTATAATATTCCAAATTCGTTCTTAGCGAATGAATCACACATGCTGACCCTGCCCAAGTGAGCAGCCGCTGCTCAGTTCGACGGGCTGTACAGTGATACAAACAAAGAAAATGGAGGCTACCTTGAAATATGTGATTTCTTTGTTTACCTTTTTGATTAGTCTGAGTAGTGGCTCAATAAAAGCTCATCTAAATTGGCTGTCAGTGCCCTGCCTATTACTTATCGCAGATAGCGACGCGAGCTTTCCGTGTTCCAAAAGAATGTGCCGACGCACTTCAAGACTATGCTGAGTGCGGTGTCAGTTACTCAATTCGAGACAGTGAGAATGCATGTTTTGTTCATTCAGAACACATTTGGCAGTGCTATAATATGGTAGTGCAAGGGCGCTATCACATGgttctttttttcatatttcgcaggctttttgtaattgctgcaaaaaacaaGCAGGTAGGAGATAAGTTGCTACAAAAAACTGGATCTGTTGTTTCGGAACCCCCCCTACTACTCACAAAACGCATGCGAGCCTAAAGTGAATATTAAAAAGTCTGCATAATTATTGTTAGCTATTCATGCAATTAAGAGGAATTTTTGAGAAATACTTCTGAGCAGTGCCACATGACAGGAAACAATATGTTATTGGTCTCACACAGCTCCGATACACCGCATTTTTTAAATCCTTGGTTCaagttaggtgaaacaccctgcacaCCTACCAAAAGTATCCCTCCTGATGTTATTTTACGATATTATTGTCTGTCCTTGTATGCATGTGCAAACAcctgcaacaacaacagcaccaagaAACAGCGCACTTGTGGTCATAACCTTTTTCTGGATAATGAAGACTTCCGATTTGCATTCATAAAGCATAAGCGAAAAGGTGTTAAAGGGACACAGAGGACAAATCCATGCAATTATAGTTCTCTGGCTCTTTCAGGCTAGGTTAAAGTTTGGCCGGCAACAAAAGTCACATTTATTGCCGAGATAACTGAATTCCGTCAGTCAATTTAAACTCACAACCTCCTTACCAAAAAGGAAAAGCTGCAACCCTTTTGAAATGAACTGTGGTGTAGTGAAGCCGCGCCAGAGTTGATGCCgacgcatgcattttacttgcgaaatcaacTGGTAGTGGCTTATAAAAGCTCCCTTTTTGGTCCGAGTGGTTTTTTTACGATTAGAATATGACACCCTGACAAAAAGGACACTCGTCAGTGCTGCTTTAATGGGTTACCTTGTTACCTTGTTACCTTCGGCTTAGACGTGTGGTACATCTGAAACATGAAAGGCCAGCATGTGGAGAAAGGCTCGAGGAAGGAACGAGTGCAACTCCAAAGGTAAAAGGGCTAAACTGATGAACAGAAAGTGACAGTGCAACAAGAGTTTTGCACGGGAGAGTAACACGTGAGGATGGAAATTTCAATTCGGGCCCTAATAGCGGCGGCGTACCTCTGGGGCTCCCTGAAGACGAAAGGAAGCGCTGAATCTGCAGGTTGTGGCAGCGCACGATCCAGGGGTTGTGTGTGGTGAGGCTGTCCTTTCCGTCATCCTGCTCCTCAAATAGCTGAGTGCCGTCCGTGAGCACCGGCTCAATCTCGACGCTGCCAGCCTTCTGCCAGCGCATCCTGTGGCAAAAAGCAGTGACTATGTGCAACCCACTTCAGACTCGCCTTTCAAAAGCGGCAACTTTTTGGGGGGATCTGAGAGTTGTTAATAGTTGGTTACAACTTAACAACGAAGTGGCAAATCCCCTTCAATGGAAGCTGCTCAATTAGTGGCCTCGATCTATTGTCATCATGTCATAACTCTGCACCTGCCATGGCTGCCAGCAGCTGCACACAAGCAGGTGCAAAGCGATTGACCGCTACATCACGACAATAGGTCAAGGCCACTGGTTGGTCGGCTTCgattgaggggcatttgccacttcattcgaGTTGTAACTGACTGCATTTGATctacaacagcgcgacagataggggagaagaagggacacaacacagactgGCAGACTGGTATTGTTGACTGCATTTGCTAGGCGGCATGGCATGTGAATAACAATCAATGTTCTCAATACAAACAGCCCTAGCCCTAGTAACTTTAAGGTATGAAGGCAATGAACAGCCCCACATGCAAAATAACTACTAAAGAGATACATCACGTTTCAATAGTCATTTAGGCTAAATATGTATATAGTAACTATATAACTTGGTTCAGGTTCTAACAGGGTACACTGAGGACATAAATATGCCTTTGTGTCTAGAAGAGCCATGAAAAATGAAACCTTAGTTTTTCCTTGTTTGTGAACGCTTCTTAAGACTGCATAACTTGCATCTTGCATGACATGTTCACGGCAGCACAATCTATTAAACACACCAACTTCTCAAGCTCCAGGTGGGGCTCAGGTGGGATTCATGTGGTGTTAAGGGCACCTTCTAGTTTGCTGCTTAATAAAGCGTTGGGTCAATGGCCGAGTCAAAACACTTGTTGCCACTTCAGAACCTGCACGGGTTGCGAGTTAGGAATGCTTATGGGTTCCGAAATGTCAGCAGACATTTAAAACTCGGTCAGTGACCCATGGTTTTACCACCATGCAATGACGTGACCAGACTGCATTCCTTCTAACCCTAAACTGAGTTCACTTCTCCATGAAAGTGACCTAGGACCTGACACACTTCATGCCTAGTATACTTGGACAGCATAACACGCAATAAAAACTGAAACTTCCGTGATAACACTGCCATTAAACCTTGCTTGCTTCCTTCTTATCGAAAAAGATATATGCAAAC
This portion of the Amblyomma americanum isolate KBUSLIRL-KWMA chromosome 10, ASM5285725v1, whole genome shotgun sequence genome encodes:
- the LOC144106750 gene encoding inositol hexakisphosphate kinase 1-like, with amino-acid sequence MAAQSGGKSENVVLEPYIHQVGGRSSMLCLDEFTLCKPLILQELKFYENLPDDIKPFTSEYKGVVEVALLEDPDGYLTLTAHPSYDLHKNGCASSHTIKGTESITSIKARKYRMRWQKAGSVEIEPVLTDGTQLFEEQDDGKDSLTTHNPWIVRCHNLQIQRFLSSSGSPREFLLLENLTARYTFPCILDLKMGTRQYADDASEEKRRSLDAKTAATTSSPLGLRICGMQVYQQNLGYYKCHNKYFGRSLNVEGFRQTLYHFLHDGVRFRLDILLPLIERLQTLTQVIEKLESFRFYTSSLLILYEGKGPDGNSNDCSRETPRPPNDRVFAKRPQAPVVDIRMIDFAHSVYSPKDKGPDEGYLFGLRNLMVQLQILKQDNLSSATEALQLKNDNVTAAAKKVEVAARTTNN